The Verrucomicrobiota bacterium JB022 genome includes the window GCGGCTGCACGCTGGCCAGGCGCTGCGAAAGCGCCCAGATGGTGGGGGCGAGGGTTTCCTGCCAACGCAGCGCCACCTCGGGCGCGGGTAAATGCGGCACGACAACGTGGCCCCATACCCCTTGGGGCAGAAGAATCGGGAGCTGGAACCAGCCGGGCTCAATTTGCAGCGGGCAGGCATCCGCCTCGGGCTGGCAGCCTTGAGGGTGTGCCTCATCGGCCCGTGCGACCCAGCGGAGCCCGCCATCGCGCTGGCAACGGTGGACGATCCCCACCCATCGTGCGCCCGTTGTTTCCAGGGCCTGTGCGGCAAGTCGCATCCAGCACTGGACGGCGGGCGGATCGCCTATCCCCAGATGTTGACACAAATTTGCCGTGATGGATGCAGACATTTCTTCTACAGAATCGGTATCCTGCACTGCAGGTTTAGGGTCTAACCACTACCTCACCCGAAAAAGAGTGTCGGGCTCAGCGATCGTAGACGCAACGCAATTCGATGCGCTGCCCGTCGCTGCAGGTGATGACCACATGTTTGATGATCCCGTCTTCGGCGATGGTTTCGACCTTGGGCCGGGCTCCTTCGGCTTCGCAAACGACTTGCCGCTGCTGCCCTTTGAGCGTCGGCAGAGACTGGCCCGCCGCCGGCTTGGCGGGGCGAGCACCTGCGGGTGGCTGGTTGCCCCACTCGATGCGCTGGCGGTTGGAGAGAAAATCTTCCATGGCGGATAAAAGGATGACGTTATCGGCGCGGGATGGCGAGGCTCAACTCGATCCGGTCTTGCGAGGGGTCGTCTGGCGCGTAGGCCCCCAGCGGGTCCCGGTCGGCATGGCCGCTCACCTCGTCGACGCGTGAGGGCGGCAAGGCGTAGTAGACCAGGGCTCGTCGAGTGGAATTCGCGCGATCGGCCGTGAGTTCGAAAAGCGTGTAGTCGGGGTCGGGGATCGCGTTGGAGCGAGCCGCAAAGGCGTCGATGCGGACTTGCAGCACGTAGCTGTCCATCAGCCAGGCAAGGTTGCGCATCACCAGATCGCCCCAGGGGGTAAATTCTGCCGTTCCGGGCTTGAAGAGCGGACGCTGCGGGCGGTCGAAGATCGTGACGTTGAGGCCGTTGTCTGTGATCCTGATCAAGATGGGATCTTCGTCTTCGTTCTGCAGGTCGAGCATGCGATAAAATTCGCGCGCCATATCGTGCAGCAGCGACATGTCTACCATCGACGACATGATCTCCTGGCTGTGCGGCTGGGAAACGACCGAGGCATCGCCATCGTCGAGCATGCCGGAAGAGCGCTCCAGCGGGGAATTGAAGGGATTCTGGAAGTACCGCGAGGTTGCGACGAGGATCTCGTTGTCTTGCGACATGATCCACAGCACCATGAACAGCGCCATCAACGCGGTCACAAAGTCCGCGTAGGCCACCTTCCATGCTCCTCCTCCTTTGCCAGCCATCGTGCGTACGGGTTAACCCAGGTCCTTCATCATTTCTTCGAGGCGCTCGGCTTCGATCATGAGCTCTTCCGGGAGGCCCCGGCGGGCGATCTCGAGGGCCATGATCGGCGACAGGCCGCGCGTGAAGCCGATGACGGCGTTCATCATCGCCTTGAAGTAGGACAGTCGGGTCGTGTTACGAAATTCGAGGTTTTTGGCCATGGGGTTCACGAACCCATAGGCTGCGAAAATGCCGAGGAAGGTGCCCGTCAAGGCCGCCGCCACCTTGTGGCCCACCGCGTCGGGGCCTTCGGAGATGGCCGTCATCGTATTGATGATGCCGAGCACCGCAGCGACGATGCCGACGCCGGGCAACGAGTCGCCCACCAGCAGGAGCACGCCGGTCACGTGGTGAGATTCTTCCTCCATCGCCTCCACTTCCTTCTCCATTATGGAGGTGAGCTGCTCGGGCTTGATCTTGCCGTCGATGATCGGGCGCAGCGAATTCACGAGGAACTCCAGCCGCTTGTGATCTTTGGTAAACGAGGGGTACTTGCTGAAAAGGCTGCTGCTGGCCGGGTCGGACATATGCT containing:
- a CDS encoding flagellar motor protein MotB; protein product: MAGKGGGAWKVAYADFVTALMALFMVLWIMSQDNEILVATSRYFQNPFNSPLERSSGMLDDGDASVVSQPHSQEIMSSMVDMSLLHDMAREFYRMLDLQNEDEDPILIRITDNGLNVTIFDRPQRPLFKPGTAEFTPWGDLVMRNLAWLMDSYVLQVRIDAFAARSNAIPDPDYTLFELTADRANSTRRALVYYALPPSRVDEVSGHADRDPLGAYAPDDPSQDRIELSLAIPRR
- a CDS encoding MotA/TolQ/ExbB proton channel family protein, translating into MFIIIGFVIVFISAMGGFILAGGNPAVLVHVSEFVVIGGISLGILIISTPINVLKHLMADLLGSFKGSPLTQAEVDDLFKMLYELFMLGRRNGLLALDEHMSDPASSSLFSKYPSFTKDHKRLEFLVNSLRPIIDGKIKPEQLTSIMEKEVEAMEEESHHVTGVLLLVGDSLPGVGIVAAVLGIINTMTAISEGPDAVGHKVAAALTGTFLGIFAAYGFVNPMAKNLEFRNTTRLSYFKAMMNAVIGFTRGLSPIMALEIARRGLPEELMIEAERLEEMMKDLG